A DNA window from Rossellomorea marisflavi contains the following coding sequences:
- a CDS encoding DedA family protein: MESVEQIIANYGYIAVFLLLTLGIVGLPVPDEVLMMLVGYFTNVGTLNYELAVLFSFGGALVGMTISYFIGYKAGRPFLDKYGKWVGLKEKRLRRVEQWMEKYGSYSLIIGYFIPGVRHITCYFSGIARMDLKQYFLFVAIGSLLWTSVFITIGRMAGVITL; encoded by the coding sequence TTGGAATCAGTTGAACAAATCATCGCCAATTATGGCTATATAGCCGTCTTTTTATTACTCACACTGGGGATCGTCGGACTGCCTGTCCCTGATGAGGTCCTGATGATGCTGGTCGGGTATTTCACAAATGTCGGGACCCTCAACTATGAACTGGCCGTATTGTTCAGTTTTGGAGGCGCCCTTGTCGGGATGACCATCAGTTACTTCATTGGCTACAAAGCCGGTCGACCGTTCCTTGATAAATACGGGAAATGGGTGGGACTGAAGGAAAAGCGTTTGCGAAGGGTCGAACAGTGGATGGAGAAATATGGATCGTATTCTTTGATTATCGGCTATTTCATTCCCGGCGTAAGGCATATCACCTGCTATTTTTCGGGGATTGCCCGGATGGATCTTAAACAGTACTTCCTGTTCGTCGCCATCGGATCCCTCCTTTGGACGTCGGTCTTCATCACCATCGGGAGGATGGCAGGTGTCATTACACTATAA
- a CDS encoding MarR family transcriptional regulator — protein MKQIIYESYLELLHLNEQKADSIQSLFGIYLNKDEPLDLLPGNMTSIHVIQCIGDHEPINHKGISRTMMISKANITKVTRKLQEDGLIRTVKLNDNKKEVYYKLTPEGRKVHDMHMKLHNEKKRAFMNMIEAFSVEEQRTIASFLEKMTESIRHEHDQL, from the coding sequence ATGAAACAAATCATTTATGAATCGTATCTAGAATTACTTCACCTGAATGAGCAGAAAGCCGATTCAATTCAATCTTTATTCGGCATCTACCTTAACAAAGATGAACCACTTGATCTTTTACCTGGTAACATGACGAGCATCCACGTCATTCAGTGCATCGGTGACCATGAACCCATCAATCATAAGGGGATTTCCCGAACGATGATGATTTCCAAGGCTAACATCACAAAGGTTACCCGCAAACTGCAAGAAGATGGGCTGATTAGGACGGTTAAACTGAATGATAACAAAAAAGAAGTCTACTATAAGCTGACACCCGAAGGCAGGAAAGTCCACGACATGCACATGAAGCTTCACAACGAGAAAAAAAGGGCGTTCATGAATATGATCGAAGCATTTTCAGTGGAGGAACAACGGACCATTGCATCGTTTCTGGAAAAAATGACCGAGAGCATAAGACATGAACATGACCAACTCTAA